Proteins from one Salarias fasciatus chromosome 14, fSalaFa1.1, whole genome shotgun sequence genomic window:
- the LOC115400032 gene encoding cold-shock protein CS120-like — MEAHGGTETHGKTEAHGGTQSHCRTEAHGGREAHGGTEAHGGTEAHGGTETHGKTKAHGGTQSHCGTETHCGTETHCRTETHCRTETHCGTESHGGTEAHCRTEAHCRTETHCTTQTHCRTESHCGTESHGGTEAHCRTEAHCGTESHGGTEAHCRTEAHCRTETHCTTQTHCRTESHCGTESHGGTEAHCRTEAHCGTESHETHCGTESHGGTETHCRTEAHSRTEAHCRTETHCSTQTHCRTESHGGTEAHCRTETHCTTEAHGGREAHGGTEAHGKTEAHGKTEAHGGTQSQEESSSRGIPSCEVFRLDKE, encoded by the exons ATGGAGGCTCACGGCGGCACGGAGACTCACGGCAAGACGGAGGCTCACGGCGGGACGCAGAGtcactgcaggacggaggctcacggagggagggaggctcaCGGCGGGACGGAGGCTCACGGCGGCACGGAGGCTCACGGCGGGACGGAGACTCACGGCAAGACGAAGGCTCACGGCGGGACGCAGAGTCACTGCGGCACGGAGACTCACTGCGGCACGGAGActcactgcaggacggag ActcactgcaggacggagacTCACTGCGGCACGGAGAGTCACGGCGGCACGGAGGctcactgcaggacggaggctcactgcaggacggagacTCACTGCACGACGCAGACTCACTGCAGGACGGAGTCTCACTGCGGCACGGAGAGTCACGGCGGCACGGAGGCTCACTGCAGAACGGAGGCTCACTGCGGCACGGAGAGTCACGGCGGCACGGAGGctcactgcaggacggaggctcactgcaggacggagacTCACTGCACGACGCAGACTCACTGCAGGACGGAGTCTCACTGCGGCACGGAGAGTCACGGCGGCACGGAGGCTCACTGCAGAACGGAGGCTCACTGCGGCACGGAGAGTCACG AGACTCACTGCGGCACGGAGAGTCACGGCGGCACGGAGActcactgcaggacggaggcTCACTCCAGGACGGAGGctcactgcaggacggagacTCACTGCAGTACTCAGActcactgcaggacggagaGTCACGGCGGCACGGAGGctcactgcaggacggagacTCACTGCACGACGGAGGCtcacggagggagggaggctcaCGGCGGGACGGAGGCTCACGGCAAGACGGAGGCTCACGGCAAGACGGAGGCTCACGGCGGGACGCAGAGTCAAG AGGAGAGCTCCAGTCGAGGTATTCCATCCTGTGAGGTTTTCAGACTGGACAAAGAGTGA